One window of Thermocoleostomius sinensis A174 genomic DNA carries:
- a CDS encoding shikimate dehydrogenase yields MITGKTKLLGVMGYPIEHSLSPVMQNAAIAAMGLDYTYVPFAVTPDQLSVALEGLWAIGVQGFNVTIPHKQAILPLLQEISPVAQAIGAVNTVWRTEQGWCGTNTDVIGFLAPLQPHQRDWQSTPVIILGNGGAARAVAAGCLQLGCQQVQIVGRDLQKLQAFLHTWRSSKDSEANLYPLTVHLWDDLPTLLPTAGLVVNTTPIGMAPHVQASPLTEAELQSFSPDSIAYDLIYTPRPTQFLQMAQAQGATVIDGLEMLVQQGAAALHHWLQQPIPVEVMRRSLSDVLG; encoded by the coding sequence ATGATTACTGGTAAAACAAAACTTTTGGGGGTAATGGGCTATCCTATCGAGCATTCCTTGTCGCCAGTGATGCAAAATGCGGCGATCGCCGCAATGGGACTAGATTATACCTATGTACCATTCGCCGTAACGCCTGATCAGTTGTCTGTGGCGCTCGAAGGGCTGTGGGCGATCGGGGTGCAGGGGTTCAATGTCACCATTCCTCACAAGCAAGCGATCCTGCCGCTGTTGCAGGAAATTTCCCCGGTTGCTCAGGCCATCGGAGCGGTCAACACAGTTTGGCGAACCGAACAGGGATGGTGTGGTACTAATACAGATGTCATAGGGTTTTTAGCACCGTTACAACCTCATCAACGCGACTGGCAATCAACCCCAGTGATCATTCTGGGCAATGGTGGGGCGGCTCGGGCGGTGGCGGCGGGTTGCCTACAATTAGGCTGTCAGCAGGTGCAGATCGTGGGGCGCGACCTTCAAAAACTTCAAGCGTTTCTCCACACTTGGCGATCGAGCAAAGACTCAGAAGCGAATCTCTATCCCTTAACCGTGCATTTGTGGGATGATTTACCAACGTTGCTTCCTACGGCTGGTTTGGTGGTTAACACCACTCCGATCGGCATGGCTCCCCATGTCCAAGCGTCTCCCCTAACAGAAGCCGAACTGCAATCTTTCTCACCCGATTCAATTGCTTATGATCTGATTTACACACCGCGCCCTACTCAATTTCTTCAGATGGCCCAAGCTCAGGGAGCAACAGTCATTGACGGACTAGAAATGTTAGTTCAGCAAGGAGCCGCCGCCTTACATCACTGGCTACAACAGCCTATACCCGTAGAAGTAATGCGCCGATCGTTGTCAGACGTATTAGGTTGA
- a CDS encoding GUN4 domain-containing protein produces MTEAERQYLDIVKRLVKNNRGDIEGERSHLEWHRERLGVSSQAAEAIEHRVLNAYQKFLGQTLGSADGLRPASRDPQTEEQFAPQAASLPDPNYAVKLERYRNVFAQALDANKLADEATQDRLWQLQRELRLDGQDVAQAEQQVLADRLKSIKSTQFAANSRAYDESAMTQPPSPTTHSLPPTELQSPQSPSSLSVTAQLPEAYTKLHQHLANRAWREADRATFDLLLSLADRREEGWLDVNAIEELPCKDLNRIGQLWHQFSNGHFGFYSQHEIYTQIPTTEPDFINSVQATYTKALEFSKAIGWWQRGAHFHKYYSQLIFTPEAPRGHLPALWYWRIPWWRTLQFGGLGTGRGGCRVDADLIVAMMKKLQDCDKLR; encoded by the coding sequence ATGACGGAAGCAGAACGCCAGTATCTGGATATCGTCAAGCGGCTCGTTAAAAATAATCGAGGAGACATTGAAGGCGAACGATCGCATCTGGAGTGGCATCGCGAGCGTTTAGGCGTTTCTTCTCAAGCGGCTGAGGCGATTGAGCACCGGGTATTAAATGCATACCAAAAATTTTTAGGACAAACGTTAGGTTCAGCAGATGGACTGAGACCAGCTAGCCGTGATCCCCAAACGGAGGAACAATTCGCTCCACAAGCTGCCAGCCTGCCCGATCCTAACTATGCCGTTAAATTAGAACGCTATCGTAACGTGTTTGCTCAAGCTCTCGATGCTAATAAATTAGCAGACGAAGCCACCCAGGATCGGCTGTGGCAATTACAGCGAGAGTTGCGCCTTGATGGGCAAGATGTAGCCCAAGCAGAGCAACAGGTGCTAGCCGATCGTTTAAAAAGTATAAAAAGTACTCAATTCGCCGCGAACTCTCGTGCCTACGACGAGTCTGCCATGACCCAACCTCCCTCTCCTACAACTCATAGCCTACCGCCTACAGAACTTCAATCACCACAATCCCCTTCCTCGTTGTCGGTCACGGCTCAGTTACCGGAAGCCTACACCAAGTTGCACCAGCATCTAGCTAACCGTGCTTGGCGAGAGGCCGATCGAGCAACGTTTGATCTCCTGCTGTCCCTAGCCGATCGCCGAGAAGAAGGATGGTTAGATGTGAATGCGATTGAAGAATTGCCCTGTAAAGATCTCAATCGTATTGGTCAACTGTGGCATCAGTTCAGCAACGGACACTTTGGCTTCTATAGCCAACACGAAATTTATACTCAGATTCCTACGACTGAACCCGATTTCATTAATTCGGTTCAAGCCACCTATACAAAAGCCTTGGAATTTAGCAAGGCGATCGGGTGGTGGCAGCGGGGTGCCCATTTTCATAAGTACTATAGTCAATTGATCTTTACACCAGAGGCTCCGAGAGGGCATCTACCAGCCTTGTGGTATTGGAGAATTCCCTGGTGGCGAACGCTACAGTTTGGCGGATTGGGGACGGGGCGAGGTGGCTGCCGTGTGGATGCAGACCTGATTGTAGCTATGATGAAAAAGCTTCAGGACTGTGACAAGTTGCGCTGA
- a CDS encoding ABC transporter ATP-binding protein encodes MSQLLLEHVSLTASVGSHPLLQDVSFEVKAGDRVAIVGPSGAGKTSLLRLLNRLGDPTQGQIFFEGREIRQIPPTQLRQQIVMVPQESKLLGMTVRQALEYPLTLKRISRSMIQQQVAIWTERLHLPEDWLGRTELQLSVGQRQWVAIARALIMQPKILLLDEPTSALDAGRSRYLINLLTDLAENHRITIVMVNHQLDVAEQFCDRVLQLEEGKLVQDKILRQTDWLEIKQQLIDAETHAAEGWE; translated from the coding sequence ATGTCGCAACTTCTTCTAGAGCACGTTAGCTTGACAGCTTCAGTTGGTTCACACCCTTTGCTGCAAGATGTTTCATTTGAAGTGAAAGCAGGCGATCGAGTAGCGATTGTCGGTCCTTCTGGAGCAGGCAAAACCTCGCTGTTACGTCTTTTAAACCGATTGGGTGACCCAACACAGGGGCAAATTTTCTTTGAAGGACGCGAGATTCGTCAGATTCCACCTACTCAGCTACGTCAGCAGATTGTAATGGTGCCGCAGGAGTCAAAACTGTTGGGGATGACTGTACGGCAAGCGTTAGAATATCCATTAACGTTGAAACGAATCTCACGCTCAATGATTCAACAGCAGGTTGCCATTTGGACGGAACGATTGCACCTGCCCGAAGATTGGTTAGGACGGACAGAATTGCAATTATCTGTTGGGCAACGACAATGGGTGGCAATTGCTCGAGCACTGATCATGCAACCAAAGATTTTGCTACTGGATGAACCCACTTCAGCATTGGATGCCGGACGCAGTCGTTACTTAATCAATCTCTTGACGGATTTGGCCGAGAATCACCGAATAACGATTGTGATGGTGAATCACCAGCTAGACGTAGCTGAACAGTTTTGCGATCGAGTGCTACAGCTTGAGGAGGGCAAGCTAGTTCAAGACAAAATTCTGCGTCAAACTGATTGGTTAGAGATTAAGCAACAATTAATTGATGCAGAAACCCATGCAGCAGAAGGGTGGGAATAG
- a CDS encoding RNA recognition motif domain-containing protein has translation MSIYVGNLSFQVTEEDITEVFTEYGTVKRVQIPTDRETGRVRGFAFVEMSSDAEEAAAIEALDGAEWMGRDLKVNKAKPREERRPAGGGWGNGNRSRRY, from the coding sequence ATGTCAATTTACGTCGGCAATTTATCCTTTCAGGTTACTGAAGAGGATATCACTGAGGTTTTTACAGAGTACGGAACTGTCAAGCGGGTTCAAATTCCGACCGATCGCGAAACGGGCCGTGTCAGGGGGTTTGCTTTTGTTGAAATGTCGAGCGATGCTGAAGAGGCTGCGGCTATAGAGGCGCTCGACGGTGCAGAATGGATGGGGCGGGATTTGAAAGTGAATAAAGCTAAGCCTCGTGAAGAACGACGACCAGCAGGTGGTGGTTGGGGTAACGGCAATCGTTCTCGCCGCTACTAA
- a CDS encoding PAS domain-containing protein encodes MSRENLMHSLLDQISAWCLRKFGSFVKAWLLSVQDHTVPLYHDYVEGMISDYIDQRQKWQDQSRSELQILLQSVPWGISILLGICRLNVCRWRRGISLLAYGVEQFLSLSHSLAPLPLYGRLMKYLLGWLHRITGNVGIHTNKIEVRLSSSTAEVTAWSHGAEMVLGFTAEDVLHQPATTSFVPETESSGRSLVTLLQSVCTVPESHSLNINENRDCNGDRYWILWVNVPIYSATQELTEVSCIGIKIEDPTLMQLLVQGWKVWRKLLIS; translated from the coding sequence TTGTCACGCGAGAATTTGATGCATAGCTTGCTCGATCAAATATCTGCTTGGTGTTTAAGGAAGTTCGGCAGCTTTGTTAAAGCTTGGTTGCTGTCAGTTCAAGACCATACCGTCCCGCTTTACCATGACTATGTTGAAGGTATGATTTCGGACTACATTGATCAGCGGCAGAAATGGCAAGACCAGAGCAGAAGCGAGCTTCAAATTTTACTGCAATCGGTTCCTTGGGGAATATCGATTCTCCTGGGAATTTGTCGCTTGAACGTTTGTCGCTGGCGGCGGGGCATTAGTCTTTTGGCCTATGGAGTGGAACAATTTTTGTCGCTTTCTCATTCGCTTGCTCCACTGCCGCTGTATGGGCGGTTGATGAAATATTTGCTGGGTTGGTTGCATCGGATCACAGGTAATGTCGGAATACATACCAACAAAATTGAAGTGAGGTTGAGTAGTTCAACAGCAGAAGTGACCGCTTGGAGTCATGGAGCCGAAATGGTGCTTGGTTTTACAGCAGAAGACGTGCTACATCAACCTGCTACGACATCGTTTGTTCCAGAAACCGAAAGTAGCGGCCGATCGTTAGTGACATTGCTACAATCGGTTTGCACGGTTCCTGAATCTCACAGTCTTAACATCAATGAAAATCGGGATTGTAACGGCGATCGCTATTGGATTTTATGGGTGAATGTGCCGATCTATAGCGCCACTCAAGAATTAACTGAGGTTTCCTGCATTGGTATCAAAATTGAAGACCCAACGCTGATGCAACTTCTGGTACAAGGATGGAAGGTATGGCGCAAGCTATTGATTAGCTAA
- a CDS encoding PadR family transcriptional regulator, whose protein sequence is MFNETASSVNKVEHSSHFASPEEVTTTRKDEKKLKAHQEQVSHRQFAKKDASYEDITISKLEEEILNLLAGKELYGLQIIEAFAESSSGKRTIGVGSLYPTLNRLEEKGLVNSWMKDRPADERGGARRKYFRITQLGLMVMTEAEKFRRKLYEWRPAT, encoded by the coding sequence ATGTTCAACGAGACAGCTTCTTCAGTCAACAAAGTGGAGCACAGCAGCCATTTTGCCAGTCCTGAAGAGGTGACGACTACTCGCAAGGACGAAAAGAAACTTAAAGCGCATCAGGAACAGGTATCGCATCGCCAGTTTGCCAAAAAGGATGCATCTTACGAAGACATTACCATTTCCAAATTGGAGGAGGAAATTCTCAACCTATTGGCAGGCAAAGAGTTGTACGGTTTACAGATTATCGAAGCATTCGCAGAGTCAAGTAGCGGTAAGCGGACGATCGGTGTTGGTAGCCTCTATCCGACCTTAAACCGGCTGGAAGAAAAAGGACTAGTCAACTCTTGGATGAAGGATCGTCCGGCAGATGAGCGAGGAGGAGCGAGAAGAAAATACTTTCGCATCACACAGCTTGGGTTGATGGTCATGACTGAAGCTGAGAAATTCCGTAGAAAGCTCTACGAGTGGCGACCTGCAACCTAA
- a CDS encoding dipeptide epimerase produces MQIQVKPFTVHKRVPLTISRGTTATSTNLWVMVEHEGIAGWGEASPFSIGQQPQLTETLLAQLQALIPKLSDYTPYDRQAIDRFLQAEHVLSAVRTSLDVALHDWLGKRVGLPLWQLWGLDRQQIGPTSVTIGISSPEAAQQRLLDWQQTTVVKAIKVKLGSPAGIAADQSMLKAVQAVAPTAAKLSIDANGGWSLDESITMSHWLAEQGITYIEQPLARGQEDDLPHLYQQSPLPLFVDESCFTSADIPKLADRVHGINIKLMKSGGLSEAWRMIHTAKACGLQIMFGCYSDSALSNTAAAHLAPFADHLDLDSHLNLRDDPFVGAFMQAGCLVPNNSPGLGVMARDGETTLEKQH; encoded by the coding sequence ATGCAAATTCAAGTTAAACCCTTTACCGTTCATAAGCGCGTTCCACTCACCATCAGTCGAGGAACAACAGCCACCAGTACCAACCTGTGGGTGATGGTCGAGCATGAAGGCATTGCTGGCTGGGGAGAGGCTTCACCTTTTTCGATCGGTCAGCAGCCTCAACTCACCGAAACCTTGTTGGCACAGCTTCAAGCCCTGATTCCGAAGCTATCAGATTATACTCCCTACGATCGTCAAGCCATTGATCGCTTCTTACAAGCAGAACATGTTCTGTCTGCTGTCCGCACGTCTTTAGATGTGGCGTTACATGACTGGTTGGGCAAACGAGTGGGGCTACCGCTGTGGCAACTGTGGGGACTCGATCGCCAGCAGATTGGACCTACCTCTGTGACGATCGGCATTAGTTCACCCGAAGCAGCCCAACAACGCCTGCTTGATTGGCAACAAACCACTGTCGTGAAAGCTATCAAAGTCAAGTTGGGTAGTCCAGCAGGCATCGCCGCCGACCAGTCCATGCTGAAAGCAGTTCAAGCGGTTGCCCCTACTGCCGCAAAACTGAGCATTGATGCTAACGGTGGTTGGAGTTTGGACGAGTCTATTACTATGAGCCACTGGTTGGCTGAACAGGGCATCACCTATATAGAACAGCCCCTTGCCCGTGGACAAGAGGATGATTTGCCGCACCTTTATCAACAATCTCCGCTGCCCCTTTTTGTCGATGAAAGCTGCTTTACAAGTGCTGATATCCCCAAGTTGGCCGATCGAGTGCATGGTATCAACATCAAACTGATGAAGTCGGGCGGATTAAGCGAAGCCTGGCGTATGATTCATACTGCAAAAGCCTGCGGTCTGCAAATTATGTTTGGCTGCTATTCCGACAGTGCCCTGTCTAATACTGCCGCTGCTCACCTTGCCCCCTTCGCCGATCACCTTGATCTTGATAGCCATCTCAACTTACGCGACGATCCGTTTGTGGGCGCGTTTATGCAAGCAGGTTGCCTCGTTCCCAATAACAGTCCGGGCTTGGGAGTGATGGCAAGGGATGGAGAAACAACATTAGAGAAACAACATTAA